The following proteins are encoded in a genomic region of Acidobacteriota bacterium:
- a CDS encoding AAA family ATPase yields MIIRKISLENFRQFYGTQELDFSTSTEKNVTLIHAENGFGKTTLLNAVLWTFFHQTTTKFEKPDEIVNYEAVRERTKYAKVSVEFQHESKLYEATRIHDDESVGSNKTKFTISSISENGHYSSLESPETFIRTVIPAEMAKVFF; encoded by the coding sequence ATGATAATCCGGAAAATTAGCCTCGAGAATTTTCGACAATTCTACGGCACTCAAGAACTTGATTTTTCAACCAGTACGGAAAAAAACGTAACGTTGATCCACGCAGAGAACGGGTTCGGGAAAACGACCCTTCTAAATGCTGTTTTGTGGACCTTCTTTCATCAAACGACTACGAAATTTGAAAAGCCAGACGAGATCGTTAACTACGAGGCTGTTCGGGAGCGGACTAAATATGCCAAAGTTAGCGTTGAATTTCAGCATGAATCCAAATTGTACGAAGCTACACGGATTCACGATGACGAAAGTGTCGGTTCCAATAAGACCAAATTTACAATTTCAAGCATTAGTGAAAATGGCCATTACAGTAGCTTAGAGTCTCCTGAAACCTTTATTCGAACGGTTATTCCGGCGGAAATGGCAAAAGTATTTTTTTGA
- the dndD gene encoding DNA sulfur modification protein DndD: MLIEELELYNFGVYKGRHVVNLHSIRKEAPIILIGGLNGDGKTTFLDALQLALYGRRARFAKRGNVSYDTYLKNSITRGVPQAAGASVCIQFRLRVSGQDQTFRISRSWSYQKHRIVENVKVEVDGRDDRVSAERWNEIIDEYMPVGISQLFFFDGEKIEALADEGKARELLSKAIKSLLGLDLVSQLSTDLAVFESRQRMVHKSRDEKAELENLRHQINEIEKTRASYVDAQAHLQTNEVDKYERRLDNLSRDYLRKGGQLAEEREKVESDRARANR; the protein is encoded by the coding sequence GTGTTAATTGAAGAATTAGAACTTTACAATTTCGGTGTTTACAAAGGGCGGCACGTTGTCAACCTGCACTCGATCAGAAAAGAAGCTCCGATTATTTTGATTGGTGGGCTTAATGGAGATGGCAAAACGACATTTCTCGATGCTCTCCAACTGGCTCTGTACGGAAGGAGGGCCCGTTTCGCAAAACGGGGAAACGTTTCATACGATACATACCTAAAGAACTCTATCACTAGGGGGGTCCCTCAGGCGGCTGGTGCATCAGTGTGCATACAATTTCGCCTTCGGGTTTCCGGACAAGACCAAACATTTCGAATTTCGCGTTCGTGGAGTTACCAGAAACATCGGATTGTTGAGAATGTCAAAGTGGAAGTAGACGGGCGAGATGACCGTGTTTCCGCTGAACGATGGAATGAAATAATAGATGAATATATGCCCGTCGGAATTTCCCAGCTTTTCTTCTTTGATGGCGAGAAGATCGAAGCCCTGGCTGACGAGGGCAAAGCCAGAGAATTACTTTCCAAAGCAATCAAGTCTCTTCTCGGATTAGATTTGGTCAGTCAATTATCAACCGACCTTGCTGTATTTGAATCACGTCAACGGATGGTACACAAGAGTCGAGATGAGAAGGCCGAGCTTGAGAATTTACGACATCAAATCAACGAAATCGAAAAAACTCGTGCTTCATATGTTGACGCCCAGGCCCACTTGCAAACGAATGAGGTTGATAAGTACGAACGGCGACTGGATAATTTATCTCGCGATTATTTGCGAAAGGGTGGACAGCTTGCTGAAGAACGCGAAAAGGTTGAGTCGGACCGGGCGCGAGCTAATCGGTAA